The Streptomyces laurentii genome contains a region encoding:
- a CDS encoding secreted hydrolase (identified by MetaGeneAnnotator; putative;~sequence version:1) has protein sequence MVNFSPSRASVRAFFETVVCFFGTGCAAHVFAAWSTMLPDRHDRARGDTARAGTDNGTKDYPADWS, from the coding sequence GTGGTGAACTTCTCGCCCTCGCGGGCGTCGGTCCGGGCCTTCTTCGAGACGGTGGTCTGCTTCTTCGGCACGGGATGCGCGGCACACGTGTTCGCGGCGTGGTCCACGATGCTGCCGGACCGTCACGACCGCGCCCGTGGCGACACCGCGCGGGCAGGTACCGACAACGGGACAAAGGATTACCCTGCGGATTGGTCTTGA
- a CDS encoding O-methyltransferase (identified by MetaGeneAnnotator; putative;~sequence version:1), with translation MDHAANTCAAHPVPKKQTTVSKKARTDAREGEKFTTAYRRHDRPQLSPAELLALGVANERKHAAKYADDERSREARTAQNRMQELHIDPHVTEATRERLSTLGFRPAVVTGDGTTGWSDAGPYDRNFVSFAVRHVPQALVKQPAPGGRALMTLGTSSPSWPGLAVLERRPDGSVEAELRAVEFGHRAGAGFSRPPPSTVCPPPSSWTWGPAPARPPAHCCPYCTAWCTSTWSTCTSRRWRRPAPRSYRSAEHARSTSSPAPPTSSPPARPAGRPR, from the coding sequence GTGGACCACGCCGCGAACACGTGTGCCGCGCATCCCGTGCCGAAGAAGCAGACCACCGTCTCGAAGAAGGCCCGGACCGACGCCCGCGAGGGCGAGAAGTTCACCACGGCCTACCGCCGCCACGACCGGCCCCAGCTGTCTCCTGCCGAGCTCCTTGCGCTCGGAGTCGCCAACGAGCGCAAGCACGCTGCGAAGTACGCCGACGATGAACGGAGCCGGGAGGCCCGCACCGCCCAGAACCGGATGCAGGAGCTGCACATCGACCCGCATGTCACCGAGGCCACCCGCGAGCGGCTGTCGACCCTCGGCTTCCGGCCGGCCGTGGTGACCGGGGACGGCACCACCGGGTGGTCCGACGCGGGCCCGTACGACCGGAACTTCGTCTCCTTCGCCGTCCGCCACGTGCCGCAGGCCCTGGTGAAGCAGCCGGCGCCGGGCGGGCGCGCGCTGATGACGCTCGGGACGTCGTCGCCGTCGTGGCCGGGCCTCGCCGTGCTCGAAAGACGGCCGGACGGGAGCGTGGAAGCGGAGCTGCGCGCAGTCGAGTTCGGCCACCGCGCCGGTGCCGGCTTCTCCCGGCCGCCACCCAGCACGGTGTGCCCGCCCCCGTCCTCCTGGACCTGGGGACCGGCACCGGCCAGGCCCCCCGCGCACTGCTGCCCGTACTGCACCGCATGGTGCACATCGACCTGGTCGACGTGCACAAGTCGACGCTGGAGGCGGCCCGCGCCGCGCTCGTACCGGTCCGCAGAGCATGCACGGTCGACGTCTTCACCGGCTCCGCCCACCTCTTCGCCCCCGGCGCGCCCGGCCGGGCGCCCACGCTGA
- a CDS encoding methyltransferase type 12 (identified by MetaGeneAnnotator; putative;~methyltransferase type 12 [Streptomyces hygroscopicus subsp. jinggangensis TL01]): MSRSEVLSMAGRVAAPHAVVAIMGDGSLWTRQADWTAALRELMQCDVDR, translated from the coding sequence ATGTCCCGCTCGGAGGTCCTGTCGATGGCCGGCCGAGTGGCCGCGCCGCACGCCGTCGTGGCGATCATGGGCGACGGCAGCCTCTGGACCCGCCAGGCCGACTGGACGGCCGCCCTGCGGGAGCTGATGCAGTGTGACGTTGATCGGTAG